A genomic segment from Etheostoma spectabile isolate EspeVRDwgs_2016 chromosome 11, UIUC_Espe_1.0, whole genome shotgun sequence encodes:
- the nr0b1 gene encoding nuclear receptor subfamily 0 group B member 1 → MATLEGCRCRGVTGRNNNSILYSILKSDSLATAEEQQHQHQHPQQQTLQHLLHKTSSTGAPASLQELRQQACSCGSTRRRGILRSPQVTCKAASAVLVKTLRFVKNVPCFSELPEDDQLMLIRSGWAQLLVLGLAQDRVDFETTETVEPSMLQRILTGLPDRQSEVLAGQSRALAGVSVVDIEAIKAFLKKCWSVDISTKEYAYLKGAVLFNPDVEGLRCLHYIQSLRREAHQALNEHVRLIHREETTRFAKLLIALSMLRAISPPVVAQLFFRPVIGTVSIEEVLMEMFYGK, encoded by the exons ATGGCCACGCTGGAGGGCTGCCGCTGTCGGGGTGTAACTGGTCGAAACAACAACAGCATCCTCTATAGCATTTTGAAGAGTGACAGCCTTGCGACCGCCGAGGAGCagcaacaccaacaccaacatcCCCAACAACAAACATTGCAACACTTGCTCCACAAGACCTCGTCCACCGGCGCCCCAGCCTCGCTGCAGGAGCTCCGGCAGCAGGCTTGTTCCTGCGGCTCGACGCGGCGCCGAGGCATCCTCCGCTCTCCGCAGGTGACGTGCAAAGCCGCTTCGGCGGTTCTGGTGAAGACGCTGCGGTTCGTGAAAAACGTCCCCTGTTTTAGTGAGCTTCCGGAGGACGACCAGCTGATGTTGATCCGGAGCGGCTGGGCGCAACTGCTCGTGCTGGGACTCGCGCAAGACCGGGTGGACTTTGAGACCACGGAGACCGTGGAGCCCAGCATGCTGCAGCGCATCCTCACGGGTTTACCGGACAGGCAGAGCGAAGTGTTGGCCGGCCAGAGCCGGGCGCTAGCCGGGGTCTCTGTCGTGGATATCGAAGCTATCAAAGCCTTCCTGAAGAAGTGCTGGAGTGTAGATATCAGTACAAAGGAGTATGCGTATCTGAAAGGAGCTGTGCTGTTCAACCCAG ATGTGGAGGGTTTGCGATGTCTCCACTACATCCAGTCTCTGCGTCGGGAGGCGCACCAGGCCCTGAACGAGCACGTCAGGCTGATCCATCGGGAGGAAACGACGCGGTTCGCCAAACTGCTCATAGCTCTGTCCATGCTGAGGGCCATCAGCCCGCCGGTGGTCGCGCAACTCTTCTTCAGACCCGTTATAGGGACCGTTAGCATTGAGGAGGTACTTATGGAGATGTTCTACGGGAAGTAG